The Leifsonia poae region GGTTCTTGATCTGTCGCACGAAGATCGGGATGAGCGCTGCACGCACCACGAGGGTCAGCCCCACGATGGAGAGCACCCACGTCAGCCCGGCAGCCGGATCCATTCCAATGTTCGTCAGCAGCCAGTGCCAGGCGACGAGGATCAGTTCCACGACCCACTTGATGGGCCACAGAATTGTCCCGAAGAAGGCTCCGATGTCCATGTGGTTGCTAGGCCTTTCCCTGGCTTGCGGCGACGACGAAACCGAACGGCGTCACGCGATAGCGATGTTTCTTCTTGAGAGGGACGTCATCGACCCCTCCGGCCGCCCACGGATGGCAGCGCGCGATGCGCCGAACCCCGAGCACCGAACCGATCAGCACCCCGTGCTCTTGAATCGCCTGCAGCGCGTAGGCGGAACACGAGGGGTAATACCGGCAGACGTCTCCGTACAACGGCGAGATCACAGCCCGATACCCGCGAAGCAGCAGTACGGCAGCGTTCCGTGGCGCAAGGAGCACAGCTGCGATCGCGGTGTTCATCGACGGAGGTTGCCTCTACTGGTGATTCGGCTGACGGCTCG contains the following coding sequences:
- the yidD gene encoding membrane protein insertion efficiency factor YidD — protein: MNTAIAAVLLAPRNAAVLLLRGYRAVISPLYGDVCRYYPSCSAYALQAIQEHGVLIGSVLGVRRIARCHPWAAGGVDDVPLKKKHRYRVTPFGFVVAASQGKA